One window of Agromyces rhizosphaerae genomic DNA carries:
- a CDS encoding 5-formyltetrahydrofolate cyclo-ligase produces the protein MSADPEHRKRTLRAELRERRRTLTATERTAASDGFTARLTELVERHGAGSIACYLSMPDEPDTRPFVRWAEDAGIRVLFPISREDGLLDWTVGEDRSEVTGLHGIPEAMGELLGPIAINDVDLIIVPAAAVDPTGTRLGWGRGYFDKTLGSMGQCPPVYAVVYDTEFVDDVPRERHDQPVDGVVTPTRIVSF, from the coding sequence ATGTCGGCCGACCCCGAGCATCGGAAGCGCACCCTCCGTGCCGAGTTGCGCGAGCGGCGCCGCACCCTCACCGCCACCGAGCGCACCGCCGCGTCCGACGGGTTCACCGCGCGCCTGACCGAGCTGGTCGAGCGCCACGGCGCCGGGTCGATCGCGTGCTACCTGTCGATGCCCGACGAGCCCGACACGCGCCCCTTCGTGCGGTGGGCGGAGGACGCCGGCATCCGCGTGCTCTTCCCGATCAGCCGTGAGGACGGCCTGCTCGACTGGACCGTCGGCGAGGACCGCTCCGAGGTCACCGGGCTCCACGGCATCCCCGAGGCGATGGGCGAGCTGCTCGGCCCGATCGCGATCAACGACGTCGACCTCATCATCGTGCCGGCCGCCGCGGTCGACCCGACGGGCACCCGGCTCGGCTGGGGCCGGGGCTATTTCGACAAGACCCTCGGATCGATGGGACAATGTCCTCCGGTCTACGCCGTCGTCTACGACACCGAGTTCGTCGACGACGTGCCGCGCGAGCGGCACGACCAGCCGGTCGACGGCGTCGTGACGCCCACGCGCATCGTCTCCTTCTGA
- the galU gene encoding UTP--glucose-1-phosphate uridylyltransferase GalU, with protein MSQRITKAVIPAAGLGTRFLPATKAMPKEMLPVVDKPAIQYVVEEAVEAGLDDVLMIIGRNKNALANHFDRVTELEHTLQTKGDESKLSRVMESSALADVHFVRQGDPKGLGHAVLRAQKHVGREPFAVLLGDDLIDERDPLLSRMLEEHDKRDATIIALLEVDPDSIHMYGAAEVEETDDPDVVKVTGLVEKPAREVAPSNLAIIGRYVLKPEIFDVLEHTEPGKGGEIQLTDALLELADDAETTGGVYGVVFRGRRYDTGDKLDYIKAVIQLAADRDDLGPDLRPWLREYAAGLAEG; from the coding sequence ATGTCCCAGCGCATCACGAAGGCCGTCATCCCTGCCGCTGGCCTCGGCACCCGGTTCCTGCCCGCGACGAAGGCGATGCCGAAGGAGATGCTGCCCGTCGTCGACAAGCCCGCCATCCAGTACGTGGTCGAGGAGGCGGTCGAGGCCGGACTCGACGACGTGCTCATGATCATCGGCCGCAACAAGAACGCCCTCGCCAACCACTTCGACCGCGTCACCGAGCTCGAGCACACCCTGCAGACCAAGGGCGACGAGTCCAAGCTGTCGCGCGTGATGGAGTCGAGCGCACTCGCCGACGTGCACTTCGTGCGCCAGGGCGACCCGAAGGGCCTCGGCCACGCGGTGCTGCGTGCGCAGAAGCACGTGGGCCGCGAGCCGTTCGCCGTGCTGCTCGGCGACGACCTCATCGACGAGCGCGACCCGCTGCTCAGCCGCATGCTCGAGGAGCACGACAAGCGCGACGCGACGATCATCGCGCTGCTCGAGGTCGACCCCGACTCGATCCACATGTACGGCGCGGCCGAGGTCGAGGAGACCGACGATCCCGACGTGGTGAAGGTGACCGGGCTGGTCGAGAAGCCCGCCCGCGAGGTCGCCCCGTCGAACCTCGCCATCATCGGGCGCTACGTGCTGAAGCCCGAGATCTTCGACGTGCTCGAGCACACCGAGCCGGGCAAGGGCGGCGAGATCCAGCTCACCGACGCGCTGCTCGAGCTCGCCGACGACGCCGAGACGACCGGCGGCGTGTACGGGGTCGTGTTCCGCGGCCGCCGCTACGACACGGGCGACAAGCTCGACTACATCAAGGCCGTCATCCAGCTCGCGGCGGACCGCGACGACCTCGGCCCCGACCTCCGCCCGTGGCTGCGCGAGTACGCCGCGGGCCTCGCCGAGGGGTAG
- a CDS encoding GNAT family N-acetyltransferase yields the protein MAGPALPTLRDGAVTLRPIRVRDARALERELLDNRAWLRRWEATHPAGSSTLDTRASIRNLLAHARAGSAIPFLIEESGELVGQLNVSSITYGSVSSATIGYWVVQRAAGRGITPTAVALATDHCFFELGLHRMEICIRPENAASLRVVEKLGFRYEGLRRRYIHIDGDWRDHFCFALVVEEVRGGVLRRWREGRVPAEAARISPDDRAAAAYPLQPGR from the coding sequence ATGGCCGGTCCCGCGCTTCCCACGCTGCGTGACGGCGCGGTGACCCTGCGCCCCATCCGCGTGCGCGATGCGCGGGCCCTCGAGCGTGAGCTGCTCGACAACCGCGCCTGGCTGCGGCGCTGGGAGGCGACGCACCCGGCCGGGTCGAGCACCCTCGACACCCGGGCGAGCATCCGCAACCTCCTGGCCCACGCCCGCGCGGGGTCCGCGATCCCGTTCCTCATCGAGGAGTCGGGCGAGCTCGTCGGGCAGCTGAACGTCTCGTCGATCACGTACGGCTCCGTGTCGTCGGCGACCATCGGCTACTGGGTGGTGCAGCGCGCGGCCGGGCGGGGCATCACGCCCACGGCGGTCGCGCTCGCGACCGACCACTGCTTCTTCGAGCTCGGCCTGCACCGCATGGAGATCTGCATCCGGCCGGAGAACGCCGCCTCGCTGCGCGTCGTCGAGAAGCTCGGCTTCCGCTACGAGGGGCTGCGCCGGCGCTACATCCACATCGACGGCGACTGGCGCGACCACTTCTGCTTCGCGCTCGTGGTCGAGGAGGTGCGCGGCGGCGTGCTGCGCCGGTGGCGCGAGGGGCGGGTGCCGGCGGAGGCCGCCCGCATCAGCCCCGACGACCGGGCCGCGGCCGCGTACCCGCTGCAGCCCGGCCGCTGA
- a CDS encoding TetR/AcrR family transcriptional regulator: MPAEGSPPYMSLRERKQQAAREHVADAASPLFLRDGYVATTTRAVAKAAGVAEGTVFNLFGSKAELLLASLQRSVPDLVDSAVWTEQARAMPDAAAVIEHFSVTGKQVSDAALPLVRVFLEAANVDESVAEAWRRQERFRLDGQKWVLEVLAERGWLRSDRGFDELALDLWLLAAPELHLKWLDAGMGEDEFQRWRRGLLATLLLDPA, from the coding sequence ATGCCCGCCGAAGGGAGCCCGCCGTACATGTCACTCCGGGAGCGCAAGCAGCAGGCAGCCCGCGAGCACGTCGCGGACGCGGCGTCGCCGCTCTTCCTCCGCGACGGGTACGTCGCGACCACCACGCGCGCGGTCGCGAAGGCCGCCGGGGTCGCCGAGGGCACGGTCTTCAACCTGTTCGGGTCCAAGGCCGAACTGCTGCTCGCGTCGCTCCAGCGGTCGGTGCCCGACCTGGTCGACTCCGCCGTGTGGACCGAGCAGGCGCGCGCGATGCCGGACGCCGCAGCGGTGATCGAGCACTTCTCCGTGACCGGCAAGCAGGTCTCCGACGCCGCCCTCCCGCTCGTGCGGGTGTTCCTGGAGGCGGCCAACGTCGACGAGTCGGTCGCCGAGGCGTGGCGGCGGCAGGAGCGCTTCCGGCTCGACGGCCAGAAATGGGTGCTCGAGGTGCTCGCCGAGCGTGGGTGGCTCCGCTCCGACCGCGGATTCGACGAGCTGGCGCTCGACCTCTGGCTGCTGGCCGCGCCGGAGCTGCATCTCAAGTGGCTCGACGCGGGCATGGGTGAGGACGAGTTCCAGCGCTGGCGGCGCGGGCTGCTCGCGACCCTGCTCCTCGACCCGGCGTGA
- a CDS encoding MFS transporter: MKHGFVIAILAVAQFVMVLDSTVMNVSISQVAADLGTSITGMQAAITFYTLTMAAFMLTGGKLGDKWGRSRAFRIGAVVYGAGSLVTALSPNLTVLLLGWSVVEGLGAVLVIPAIASLAAINYEGRARVVAFSILGAVTGLAAAAGPLIGGLVTTYASWRYVFVGETIVMIGILLVSGRIRDVAADRGLRIDLPSVLLSAGGMAMLVLGVLQSKTWGWFVPIAPPEVGGVEIAPLGISPVTYLILAGIAVLWWFLLRQRTLADSGRMPLLQVRLFRIPALRSGLSGFLVQYFAVAAMFFVIPVYLQTMQGYDALGTGLRILPLSLGLVVFSAVGSWLTARRSARRIAQLGQVTMAVGLLFVLVAIQPELVGWPFAIGMFISGAGFGLLASQLGNVNMSAVEQRDTSEVGGLQGTFQNLGSSFGTAIVGSVFITLLGTGLVSAVDGNADLPREARDQVIERVESGVPIVSEEQAVQLVLDGGGSQEMAVSIASDYADSQLEALRQAIFIVFALLVLSLFLSRNLPAEVSARREPEAEPEVAGDD, from the coding sequence GTGAAGCACGGGTTCGTGATCGCAATCCTCGCGGTGGCGCAGTTCGTGATGGTGCTCGACAGCACCGTCATGAACGTGTCGATCTCGCAGGTCGCCGCCGACCTCGGCACGTCGATCACGGGCATGCAGGCCGCGATCACGTTCTACACGCTGACCATGGCGGCGTTCATGCTCACCGGCGGCAAGCTCGGCGACAAGTGGGGGCGCTCGCGCGCGTTCCGCATCGGCGCGGTGGTCTACGGCGCCGGGTCGCTCGTGACCGCGCTGAGCCCCAACCTCACGGTGCTCCTGCTCGGCTGGTCGGTCGTCGAGGGCCTCGGCGCGGTGCTCGTGATCCCGGCGATCGCCTCGCTCGCCGCGATCAACTACGAGGGTCGCGCGCGTGTGGTGGCGTTCTCGATCCTCGGCGCAGTCACCGGCCTCGCGGCGGCGGCCGGCCCCCTGATCGGCGGGCTCGTGACGACCTACGCGTCGTGGCGGTACGTGTTCGTCGGCGAGACGATCGTGATGATCGGAATCCTGCTCGTCTCCGGGCGCATCCGGGACGTCGCCGCCGACCGGGGCCTGCGCATCGACCTGCCCAGCGTGCTGCTCTCCGCGGGCGGCATGGCCATGCTCGTCCTCGGCGTGCTGCAGTCGAAGACCTGGGGCTGGTTCGTCCCGATCGCGCCGCCAGAGGTCGGCGGCGTCGAGATCGCACCGCTCGGCATCTCCCCGGTCACCTACCTCATCCTCGCGGGCATCGCGGTGCTCTGGTGGTTCCTGCTCCGCCAGCGCACGCTGGCCGACAGCGGGCGGATGCCCCTGCTGCAGGTCCGCCTCTTCCGCATCCCCGCGCTGCGCAGCGGGCTCTCCGGGTTCCTCGTGCAGTACTTCGCGGTCGCCGCCATGTTCTTCGTCATCCCGGTCTACCTGCAGACGATGCAGGGGTACGACGCACTCGGCACCGGTCTGCGCATCCTGCCGCTCTCGCTGGGGCTCGTCGTGTTCTCCGCGGTCGGCTCGTGGCTCACGGCCCGCCGCTCCGCCCGCCGCATCGCGCAACTCGGGCAGGTCACGATGGCCGTGGGCCTGCTGTTCGTCCTCGTGGCGATCCAGCCGGAGCTCGTCGGGTGGCCGTTCGCGATCGGGATGTTCATCTCGGGTGCCGGGTTCGGCCTGCTCGCCTCGCAGCTCGGCAACGTCAACATGTCCGCAGTCGAGCAGCGCGACACGTCGGAGGTCGGCGGGCTGCAGGGCACGTTCCAGAACCTGGGCTCCTCGTTCGGCACGGCGATCGTCGGGTCGGTCTTCATCACGCTGCTCGGCACCGGCCTCGTCTCGGCGGTCGACGGGAACGCGGACCTCCCGCGCGAGGCACGCGACCAGGTGATCGAGCGGGTCGAGTCGGGGGTGCCGATCGTCTCGGAGGAGCAGGCCGTGCAGCTCGTGCTCGACGGCGGTGGCTCGCAGGAGATGGCGGTCTCGATCGCGTCGGACTACGCCGACTCGCAGCTCGAGGCGCTCCGGCAGGCGATCTTCATCGTCTTCGCGCTGCTGGTGCTGTCGCTGTTCCTCTCGCGCAACCTGCCGGCCGAGGTGTCGGCGCGGCGAGAACCCGAGGCCGAACCCGAGGTCGCCGGCGACGACTGA
- a CDS encoding TraR/DksA family transcriptional regulator, whose product MQTEEFRALLTARRAEFVAAGGAHEATERELATARGDATTDDEHDPEGVTISEEWSQLAGLREAERRELDEIDAAFARLDAGTYGTCVDCGRRIPVGRLRVRPEAARCVEDAARAERN is encoded by the coding sequence GTGCAGACGGAGGAGTTCCGCGCGCTGCTGACGGCGCGCCGGGCGGAGTTCGTCGCGGCCGGCGGCGCCCACGAGGCCACCGAGCGCGAGCTGGCCACGGCGCGCGGCGACGCGACGACCGACGACGAGCACGACCCCGAGGGCGTGACGATCTCGGAGGAGTGGTCGCAGCTCGCCGGGCTCCGCGAGGCCGAGCGACGTGAGCTCGACGAGATCGACGCGGCGTTCGCGCGCCTCGACGCCGGCACCTACGGCACGTGCGTCGACTGCGGCCGGCGCATCCCCGTCGGCCGCCTGCGCGTGCGACCCGAGGCCGCGCGCTGCGTCGAGGACGCGGCGCGCGCGGAGCGCAACTGA
- a CDS encoding histone-like nucleoid-structuring protein Lsr2 — protein sequence MAKRVIEQFVDDLDGSVLDGDAETVRFALDGTSYEIDLSPKNASALRSDFEKYVSAARKASLAGPPRRRRSSGSGTDTAAIREWARAKGIDVPSRGRLPKSVIDAYGAES from the coding sequence ATGGCAAAACGCGTCATTGAACAATTCGTCGACGATCTCGACGGTTCCGTGCTCGACGGCGACGCCGAGACCGTGCGCTTCGCACTCGACGGCACCTCGTACGAGATCGACCTCTCGCCGAAGAACGCCTCCGCGCTCCGCTCCGACTTCGAGAAGTACGTCAGCGCCGCCCGCAAGGCGAGCCTGGCCGGGCCTCCGCGACGGCGCCGCTCGAGCGGCAGCGGCACGGACACCGCCGCGATCCGCGAGTGGGCCCGTGCGAAGGGCATCGACGTACCGTCCCGCGGCCGCCTGCCCAAGAGCGTGATCGACGCCTACGGCGCCGAGAGCTGA
- a CDS encoding glycoside hydrolase family 15 protein, with translation MRPGTGTTVAGDYPDISDHGIIGDLQTAALIDRDGTIDWFCCPRFDSPTVFGSLVDAERGGFCRISPDADDFVTKQLYLPDTAMLVTRFLTEAGVGEVIDFMPVTGGEATDVHQLVRMVRVVRGTMTFVGEIQPRFDFGRAPHTVDIVNGAAITFSSDVGRLTLHRIGDPVLHDGQRAGHITPSGDGVRITITLDAGETTGVVLTSGDVEPRQMPQEELEELYHRTRRYWREWTDASTYTGRWREYVSRSAITLKLMTYAPTGALVAAPTAALPEQVGGERNWDYRYTWIRDASFSVYALLCLGHVEEAEAFVKWLMDRIHESVGDDSGPLKIMYRIDGSSDLVEETIGDLEGYRGSRPVRIGNGAADQLQLDIYGEAMSAIHLADTHGLELPHRGWDQVRDMLDWVCDHWGEPEEGIWETRGGKQHFTYGRFMCWVALDRGIRLAQRRGRPASIERWTAERDRIYEEIMSTGWNPERGAFVQHLDTDVLDASLLLMPLMGFVAPRDPMWLSTMAAMEETLVSDSLVYRYDPSASPDGLRGSEGTFTLCSFWYVDALARSGHTGRARYTFEKMLTYANHLGLFSEEIGLTGEQLGNFPQAFSHLALINAAVNLDYQLDHGSGDVEPVLWRGRRDA, from the coding sequence GTGCGCCCCGGGACGGGGACCACGGTGGCGGGCGACTACCCGGACATCAGCGACCACGGCATCATCGGCGACCTGCAGACCGCCGCGCTCATCGACCGCGACGGCACGATCGACTGGTTCTGCTGCCCGCGGTTCGACTCGCCGACCGTGTTCGGGTCGCTCGTCGACGCCGAGCGGGGCGGATTCTGCCGGATCAGCCCGGACGCCGACGACTTCGTCACCAAGCAGCTGTACCTGCCCGACACCGCGATGCTCGTCACGCGATTCCTCACCGAGGCGGGCGTGGGCGAGGTGATCGACTTCATGCCCGTCACCGGTGGTGAGGCGACCGACGTGCACCAGCTCGTGCGCATGGTGCGGGTCGTGCGCGGCACCATGACGTTCGTCGGCGAGATCCAGCCACGCTTCGACTTCGGGCGTGCGCCCCACACGGTCGACATCGTGAACGGGGCGGCGATCACCTTCAGCTCCGACGTCGGCAGGCTCACGCTGCACCGGATCGGCGACCCCGTGCTCCACGACGGGCAGCGGGCAGGGCACATCACGCCGTCGGGCGACGGCGTGCGCATCACGATCACGCTGGACGCCGGCGAGACCACGGGGGTCGTGCTGACCTCGGGCGATGTCGAGCCCCGCCAGATGCCCCAGGAGGAGCTCGAGGAGCTCTACCACCGGACCCGCCGGTACTGGCGCGAGTGGACCGACGCGTCGACCTACACCGGGCGCTGGCGCGAGTACGTCTCGCGCTCGGCGATCACGCTGAAGCTCATGACGTACGCGCCGACGGGCGCGCTCGTCGCGGCCCCGACCGCGGCGCTTCCCGAGCAGGTGGGCGGCGAGCGGAACTGGGACTACCGCTACACCTGGATCCGCGACGCGTCGTTCTCGGTCTACGCGCTGCTCTGCCTCGGCCACGTGGAGGAGGCGGAGGCGTTCGTGAAGTGGCTCATGGACCGCATCCACGAGAGCGTGGGCGACGACTCGGGGCCGCTGAAGATCATGTACCGCATCGACGGGTCGTCCGACCTCGTCGAGGAGACGATCGGCGACCTCGAGGGGTACCGGGGGTCACGACCGGTGCGCATCGGCAACGGCGCCGCCGACCAGCTGCAGCTCGACATCTACGGCGAGGCGATGTCGGCGATCCACCTCGCCGACACGCACGGCCTCGAGCTCCCGCACCGCGGGTGGGACCAGGTGCGCGACATGCTCGACTGGGTCTGCGATCACTGGGGCGAGCCGGAGGAGGGCATCTGGGAGACCCGTGGCGGGAAGCAGCACTTCACCTACGGGCGGTTCATGTGCTGGGTGGCGCTCGACCGGGGCATCCGCCTCGCCCAGCGTCGTGGGCGCCCCGCATCGATCGAGCGCTGGACCGCCGAGCGCGACCGCATCTACGAGGAGATCATGTCGACCGGGTGGAATCCCGAACGGGGCGCCTTCGTGCAGCACCTCGACACCGATGTGCTCGATGCCTCGCTGCTGCTGATGCCGCTGATGGGGTTCGTCGCGCCGCGCGACCCGATGTGGCTGTCGACGATGGCGGCGATGGAGGAGACGCTCGTCTCCGACAGCCTCGTCTACCGCTACGACCCGAGCGCGTCGCCCGACGGCCTGCGCGGCTCCGAGGGCACCTTCACGCTCTGCTCGTTCTGGTACGTCGACGCGCTCGCGCGGTCGGGGCACACCGGCCGGGCGCGGTACACGTTCGAGAAGATGCTGACCTACGCCAACCACCTCGGCCTGTTCTCCGAGGAGATCGGCCTGACCGGCGAGCAGCTCGGCAACTTCCCGCAGGCGTTCAGCCACCTCGCGCTCATCAACGCGGCCGTGAACCTCGACTACCAGCTCGACCACGGGTCGGGCGACGTCGAGCCCGTGCTCTGGCGGGGGCGCCGCGACGCCTGA
- a CDS encoding MFS transporter, with protein MPKPDGPNARTDQPEGLWRATMRYVPVGLALFAVQLDFFALNLALPTIAKDLGVPVTDLQWMLSGYLLSLGSCFVPAGKLGDTIGRRRVLIIGMIVFGGTSLVCALASAAPVLIAFRVLQGIGSALIMPNAFALIAATARPEQRARIMGIMLGLSGSGTALGPVIGGGLASVAGWRWVFLINVPVAIVSAIAAARLPESTAEGHTSVRSMDWLGVVLVTAGLALACVGIDNTTNLGIESVLTWAPAAIGAVLLVWFFRHVARREHPLINLRLFRERGFVFVLLAGTALNIAFIIFVFAATLQLQDVRGLSPAESGFVFMLAAVGVAACGPTAGFLTDRFGAGWVLSAACVLATAAVTGIALAQNLVVYTIALAFCGLSCGMGFSVSQIGAADILPAKLAGEGSALALTSMIALGGVGTVIAGAVIEALSGTPKAWSLTALLLGLAVLLALTAVATIASTLRRQGFSATAPAR; from the coding sequence ATGCCGAAGCCAGACGGACCGAACGCACGCACCGACCAGCCCGAGGGCCTCTGGCGCGCCACGATGCGCTACGTACCGGTGGGGCTCGCGCTGTTCGCGGTGCAGCTCGACTTCTTCGCGCTGAACCTCGCGCTGCCGACCATCGCGAAGGACCTCGGAGTCCCAGTCACCGACCTGCAGTGGATGCTGAGCGGCTACCTGCTGAGCCTCGGCTCGTGCTTCGTGCCGGCCGGCAAGCTCGGCGACACGATCGGGCGCCGCAGGGTGCTCATCATCGGCATGATCGTGTTCGGCGGCACGAGCCTGGTCTGCGCACTGGCATCCGCCGCCCCCGTGCTCATCGCGTTCCGCGTGCTGCAGGGCATCGGGTCGGCGCTCATCATGCCGAACGCGTTCGCGCTCATCGCCGCCACCGCGCGCCCCGAGCAGCGCGCGCGGATCATGGGCATCATGCTCGGGCTCTCCGGCTCGGGCACGGCGCTCGGCCCCGTCATCGGCGGCGGGCTGGCGTCGGTCGCCGGATGGCGCTGGGTCTTCCTCATCAACGTGCCGGTCGCGATCGTCTCGGCGATCGCCGCCGCCCGACTGCCCGAGTCGACCGCCGAGGGCCACACGAGCGTGCGGAGCATGGACTGGCTCGGCGTGGTGCTCGTCACCGCCGGTCTGGCGCTCGCGTGCGTCGGCATCGACAACACCACGAATCTCGGCATCGAATCGGTGCTCACCTGGGCACCGGCGGCGATCGGCGCGGTGCTGCTCGTGTGGTTCTTCCGGCACGTGGCCCGCAGGGAGCATCCGCTCATCAACCTGCGACTGTTCCGCGAACGCGGCTTCGTGTTCGTGCTGCTGGCGGGCACCGCGCTGAACATCGCCTTCATCATCTTCGTGTTCGCCGCGACCCTGCAGCTGCAGGACGTGCGCGGGCTCTCACCGGCGGAGTCGGGCTTCGTGTTCATGCTGGCGGCCGTCGGCGTGGCCGCGTGCGGGCCGACCGCGGGGTTCCTCACCGACCGGTTCGGCGCCGGCTGGGTGCTGAGCGCCGCGTGCGTGCTCGCGACGGCCGCGGTCACGGGCATCGCGCTCGCGCAGAACCTCGTCGTCTACACGATCGCGCTGGCGTTCTGCGGGCTGAGCTGCGGCATGGGCTTCTCGGTCTCGCAGATCGGCGCGGCCGACATCCTGCCCGCGAAGCTCGCCGGCGAGGGCAGCGCGCTCGCGCTCACGTCGATGATCGCGCTCGGCGGCGTCGGCACGGTCATCGCGGGCGCGGTGATCGAGGCGCTGTCGGGCACGCCGAAGGCCTGGTCGCTCACCGCGCTGCTGCTCGGGCTCGCGGTGCTGCTCGCGCTCACCGCGGTCGCGACGATCGCGAGCACGCTGCGGCGGCAGGGGTTCTCGGCGACCGCGCCTGCCCGCTGA
- a CDS encoding NAD-dependent epimerase/dehydratase family protein, which translates to MTVLLVTGGAGFIGSHVVEAAVARGERVRVLDALRPEVHGGARPALPDGVELVRGSVTDASEVRAALDGVSAVCHQAAKVGLGVDFADAPDYAETNVTGTAVLLAAMTAAGVDRLVLASSMVVYGEGRYRDGDRIVLPPPRAVGDLERGVFDPLGADGRPLEPVLVGEEETLDPRNVYADTKLAQEHLASSWTRATGGHAAMLRYHNVFGPRMPRDTPYAGVASIFRSALERGEAPRVFEDGGQRRDFVHVRDVARANLAALDGLAALPSGAARAYNVGSGTPRTVLEFATALADAFGGPAPVVTGEYRLGDVRHITASSARIAEELGWRATEPFDDAVREFATAPLRAAAPRD; encoded by the coding sequence CTGACCGTGCTGCTCGTCACCGGGGGCGCCGGCTTCATCGGCTCGCACGTGGTCGAGGCGGCGGTCGCCCGCGGCGAGCGCGTGCGGGTGCTCGACGCGCTGCGGCCCGAGGTGCACGGCGGCGCCCGGCCGGCGCTGCCCGACGGGGTCGAGCTGGTGCGTGGGTCGGTGACGGATGCCTCGGAGGTGCGCGCCGCCCTCGACGGGGTGTCGGCGGTGTGCCACCAGGCCGCGAAGGTCGGGCTCGGCGTGGACTTCGCCGATGCGCCCGACTACGCCGAGACCAACGTGACCGGCACCGCCGTGCTGCTCGCGGCGATGACGGCCGCGGGCGTCGACCGGCTCGTGCTCGCGTCGTCGATGGTCGTCTACGGCGAGGGGCGCTACCGCGACGGCGACCGCATCGTGCTGCCGCCGCCGCGCGCGGTCGGCGACCTCGAGCGGGGCGTGTTCGACCCGCTCGGCGCCGACGGCCGGCCGCTCGAGCCGGTGCTGGTCGGCGAAGAGGAGACGCTCGACCCGCGCAACGTCTACGCCGACACGAAGCTCGCGCAGGAGCACCTGGCGTCGTCGTGGACCCGGGCGACCGGCGGCCACGCGGCGATGCTGCGGTACCACAATGTGTTCGGGCCGCGGATGCCGCGTGACACGCCCTACGCGGGCGTCGCGTCGATCTTCCGCAGCGCGCTCGAGCGCGGCGAGGCGCCCCGGGTGTTCGAGGACGGCGGGCAGCGCCGCGACTTCGTGCACGTGCGCGACGTCGCACGGGCGAACCTCGCGGCGCTCGACGGACTGGCGGCGCTGCCCTCGGGCGCGGCGCGCGCGTACAACGTCGGCAGCGGCACCCCGCGCACGGTGCTCGAGTTCGCGACCGCGCTGGCCGACGCGTTCGGCGGCCCCGCACCGGTCGTGACCGGCGAGTACCGGCTGGGCGACGTGCGCCACATCACCGCATCGTCGGCGCGCATCGCCGAGGAGCTCGGCTGGCGCGCGACCGAGCCGTTCGACGACGCCGTCCGCGAGTTCGCGACCGCTCCCCTGCGCGCCGCTGCACCCCGCGACTAG
- a CDS encoding MTAP family purine nucleoside phosphorylase — protein sequence MTATAAHGVEIGVIGGSGLYALLDHDEAQVVDIATPYGPPSGPLTIGELAGRRVAFLSRHGAGHVIPPHRLNFRANVWALASLGVRAIVTSAAVGGLVPEARPGRFALPDQFIDRTWGRHDTFFDGPSVQHLAAADPFDPELRRHAASAVAALGEDLMTEATTVVIQGPRFSTRAESRLFRSWGAHLVNMTQYPEVVLAAELGVGLVNLSFVTDTDAGDAAGEADAVDPQLVLDRMAAAEPRIRAAITAMVGAVPDDYTARQFVDPAAVAAVLAQAPVVA from the coding sequence TTGACCGCAACCGCAGCGCACGGCGTCGAGATCGGCGTGATCGGCGGGTCGGGGCTGTACGCCCTGCTCGACCACGACGAGGCGCAGGTCGTCGACATCGCGACCCCGTACGGCCCGCCGTCGGGTCCGCTCACGATCGGCGAGCTCGCCGGCCGCCGGGTCGCGTTCCTCAGCCGGCACGGCGCCGGGCACGTCATTCCGCCGCATCGCCTCAACTTCCGCGCGAACGTCTGGGCGCTCGCGAGCCTCGGCGTGCGCGCGATCGTCACGTCGGCCGCGGTCGGCGGGCTCGTGCCCGAGGCGCGCCCGGGCCGCTTCGCGCTGCCCGACCAGTTCATCGACCGCACCTGGGGCCGCCACGACACGTTCTTCGACGGCCCGTCGGTGCAGCACCTCGCGGCGGCCGACCCGTTCGACCCCGAGCTGCGCCGGCACGCGGCATCCGCCGTCGCCGCCCTCGGCGAGGACCTCATGACCGAGGCGACCACCGTCGTGATCCAGGGCCCGCGGTTCTCGACCCGCGCAGAGTCGCGGCTGTTCCGCTCGTGGGGCGCGCACCTGGTGAACATGACCCAGTACCCCGAGGTCGTGCTCGCCGCCGAGCTCGGCGTGGGCCTCGTGAACCTGTCGTTCGTGACCGACACCGACGCCGGCGACGCCGCGGGCGAGGCCGACGCGGTCGACCCGCAGCTGGTGCTCGACCGCATGGCGGCCGCAGAGCCGCGCATCCGCGCCGCGATCACCGCGATGGTCGGCGCGGTGCCCGACGACTACACCGCCCGGCAGTTCGTCGACCCGGCCGCGGTCGCCGCGGTGCTGGCGCAGGCGCCCGTGGTGGCCTGA